DNA from Denticeps clupeoides chromosome 7, fDenClu1.1, whole genome shotgun sequence:
TAAGGTGACTTGAGTCCACTTTGTCCACTCCAGGCACAGGCAACACGCAAAGTACAATTTAAAACAgtacactttatttgttgtttaaaATCAACTAGACAAAACGCATGTTGGGGGCGTATGAGCATAACCCTGCCCGGAGCTGTTACACATCACTAGTTGATGCCACCCTCCCCGATACACACAGAAAATCTTGAATAAGTTCAGAGCACATGTACaaaacccacaattcatcaaAACACGTTTACAAACCGCAAGTAAAAgcaccacaaattcacattctaagagggttgggtgggtaataaaatAAGTATAGTGACGaaccaggctggttatcttaaGCCCCATACACACAACATTCCTAATTATTCAATAAACAtatacctatataaaaaaatacctaAGAAAACGATCTTAAAAACAGTCAGTACTGGTCGGCTCCCCCCCGACCAGTATAAAAACGAGTCTACCCAAACGGTCACACAAATTGTCCGACCGGAAGTGTGCGCACGTCGGTCTCCAAGCGCTCCAAGCGCTCTCCAAGCGAATCGCGCGAACACGCCCACGTCGCCCTCCGGAGCGCCCGGCAACAAACCCAGACAGAAGAGTTCCACCGCCGTTCCACTCGGTGCAAACTTCCTTCTGGAAGTCGGGCTACCAGATGGAATGGTTCAGGTCCACACACAGCGCGTCAACCGGAAATTACAACTCCCACGTCCCTTGAGGGGTACTTTGCTCGCGTTGTCTGCCACTGGCTGTAGCGCCCAATACCCAGTCTCCACCAATTAGTCCATCAGAGTGATTGAAAACCAGGCTGATGCAACACACCAGTCCCTGGTAGGAACATGGCTGGTTATTATTAGTGCTCATTTAGTCCCGGACCCATTAATGAGCGCCAGTCAGTCACCAGTcgtttcattcacactcattcATACAGCCATCTTGATAAATGTTAAGGTGACAGATTTCACCTTAATCAGATTATCATGTACAAATTTAAGGAGAAGGCTATGAAGTTATAATGCAGCTCGGCTTCACAAGTACCATGGAGGTAGACTTACGCAATGAGCAGTCAATGCTAATATACTAATTTGTCTTTGTCCctttttgtggggcagtggtggcctagcggttaaggaagcggccccgtaatcagaaggttgctggttcgaatcctgatctgccaaggtaccactgaggtgccactgagcaaagcaccgtccccacacactgctccccgggtgcctgtcatggctgcccactgctcactcagggtgatgggttaaatgcagaggacaaatttcactgtgtgcactgtgtgctgtgctgctgtgtatcacgtgtgacaatcacttcactttcaactttaCTATGTGTTTGTCTGACGAATGATTAGATAGTAGGGCATAGATTGGTTGATCAGATGTGCTGCTGGTCTCTCGTGTTGACTCATGAGGGCAGGGTGTTGTTGAGGCTGAAGGTTGGAGAAGTTGCTGCTAGGtcttcttctgttctgttcagtcGGGCTCAGTTgtttctttgattttttttctgcttcctgttTCTGCTGCTTCTTTCCATTTCTCTTTCTGCTGCTCTTCCTTCACTTCTCTTTTTCTAAGTTGGCAATAGGATGCCAACTTTATCTGCAGTAAGACCACACCCCAAGTTGAGGCCTCAgccaatggtgtgatgctgctGGGAGGGCTAGCATTGCTTCTCCCCCTTGACCTTCTGACTGGAGATGAGCTCATTTTGATGCTCATTAATAGAAAGTGATTCAAGAAGTCCAAAAGTATCCAATCATCCAGgagaattaaagaaaaatgtttttctttgttctccagAAGTTCTGGCGGGAACTCTGGGGGAGAGGTCTTGGATTTTTATGGCCCATTTGTCCCTATCTTTACATCTGCAGCTCTGTAATCCTTAGTGGTCATCTTGCCCTGGTCTGTGAGGGTTATCTTTGGAGGGAGATATGGATGTACTGTGGAATGTTCCCCTACAGGTGCATGGCGCTAGAACCCTGCCAAAACCCCATGAATACACTGAGCACCTtccataaatgtttatttgcaaataaaatgaatgacatCCACAATGAAATTTGATTTGAAAATATAGGGGACCATgctgtacaaaaacaaaaatgtagcttttacacaaatgcaatgCGTTTAGCAAACACCGCTATTTAGCATGTGTACATCACTGGTTTTATATTTACGACATCGCAACACCTCGCATTTGTGGTACTGGCATTCCATTCAGTGCACAAGGTTATGAGCGGGCCACAAGAAAATTTTTATAGGTATGGACATGACttgtttagacattaatggctgtgtgctTAACTATTTTGAAGGGATTGCAAATTTGCACCGTTAAACAAGCTGTACGCTGACTACTTTAAATTGTATCACATTAAAGTGTCACATCTTCAGCATTGTCCCAAGAAAAgttagaataaaatattttgtgctatttttgcttttgtgctatactgtatttatttgcttgGCTTGCAGTGCTCTGACTGGTCCATGATGTGGGCATTGGTATTGCTTCCCCTTTTCCTTGCACTGGGTGGAGCAGTGGGACTATGGGCAGTGTGCGTATCTATTTTCTTAATTCTATTATAGAAACGTCTTTCAGACATCAGCTGAAGTCCCAGTCACATTTTAtcctgtgtatgtttttgtgtcatGTGATGTCTAACACATATCGCTTTCTTCAAATATTCCAGGTTTGCTATTGCAGTGTCAAACAATTCTGTAAATCTAACAGAGGAATTCCCCTATATCAGGTGAAATCTGAAACTCACTCgctattataataattattattacaaagcAGAGTATTGCCTGAAACCCgagttatggatagtgagtgaagTATATGAATCTGTCAGATTAACATGGTATTTTATGTTATATTGCCACACCCAGGATAACTCTCATCACTGGTGTTGGAACTAACCATGGTTTACATTAACTTTTGTTTTGAATAGCTCATTTTTTGATCAAGATGTTAAGGACTGCTGTATTATAGCTGCACGAGGAATGGTGTTAATTCAGCCCTTTACATCTCGAACAGCACATGTGGCTCTTACACACCGCAGAGCTGTGCGTTTTCCCAAATCTGCAATATCTGCTGTTTCCTCGGTGAGTTGTCTTGGAGAAAAGCAGGTACATCTTCTGCAGAGCTGCTTTGTTTCTGTAGAGTACGCATGAAGTGACCCACGCTCTGCCTCTCCAGCCATGTGGATAGTGGTAATTCGTTACCAGCAGATACTTGATTTGGGTGGAGGAAGACATGCTAATACAGCCAGCCTGGTGCTTGGGTTCATCTCCTCCATTGGAATCTCAGTCCTTGGCAACTTCCAGGTATATTTGTTTCCTGTCCCTGCCATTTTGTTGGTCTGCACTTTTGCACGTATCAACACTTGTGTTACAATAGTTTAGAAATCACCCACACCTCATCCAGAAATTACTCCTGGTGGTACCAGAAGATCCACACCTTTCCAACATTTCCAACATAAAGTAATaacaacattgcgtgcagcgtGAACATTAGCTCTTGAATCCAATTGCAATTTTTATGTAGACTTCTATTTAAAGAGTTTATGCTAATGACCTTCAGGTTGGAGATGTCTAACTCTAACTTTCTTTCATCTCACACAGCAATCAGTGGCAAAGAGCGTCCATCTCCTTGGTGCATTCCTGGCTTTCTTTTTCGGTTTGGCATACTTCTGGGTTCAAGTCTGGCTAACCTATAGGGCGGAGCCGTCGCAGGACCGCCGCTGGTTAGGGCCACTTCGTGTGATCTTCTGTAGCATCTGCTCTGGGTTTGTCCTCGCCAGTATCCTTTAAACACAACATGTCCAGTGtctcattttcacattttctcataTTTTGGGTAATAGCAACAAAAGTTATTTGCGACAAGGAcagtgggcagaaatgacaCAGATAGCAAAGAAATATATAGTAATTTTGAGTTGATTACttaatcactttatttattggTCATTCAATTTTTACCTCTGGTAAACCATACACAAAATTACAACATTTTAGAAATGTTACAACATTTAGAGAATGTAGTTACCTCCAGCAATCATTAATTAGGCTCCTTTGGATGTTTGTGGTCATCCGTTAAATCATCCGTTTTGATCTGTTCAAAATGCTGCCCAAGTTGAAAACGAAATGTTCCtagcagcatgtgtgtgcatcacCGCAACAACACTTAATGTTAATGTCATCTCTGGAGTGACAATCATTGGTCCGACGGCAACGTATGTTGACTGTAGCTGATACACTCCTTGACCCATGATCTCAGTGGCCATCCTGTATAATACTGGCAACCGCTCAGCATCTGCAGTGTGCGAGTGGGTGCTGGTCATGAGCTTCTTTGCCCTCTTCAGCACGTTTGCGGCTGAATTCCGCCTCATTGACTGCCACCGGCTcaccgtgcagaatcgtggcacGGCCCAGACCCAAAACAACGCAGGCCATGACAAAAattgtgaaatgcagaggaatgATGATCATCATCCAAGCTCACAAGTGTTCTGATGCTGAAAGTGCTTTGTGTTGATTCAGAATTACCTTCAATAGCGAGGTGTACAAACGAGATCTATATTTGTTCAATTGCTGTCTGTGAAGATGTatttatactatactatactatccAAAAAGCAGGCACAAATGCTGTCAGGATTTTTGTGGTAAATTATGGCCACAACAGAGACACGACATGTCTCTGTTGGTGACAACATGGCCAGTTGCGGTGTTTGGTGGTGCAGTATTTCTTAATTTTTGATGTACCAGCTGGTGTGTAAATATTCAGCTggtgtgtttaataaaaaatctgcCAGTGTTACTGCCATGTACTTTTAtctttataaaaatgaaagctcttttctgtgttttggtgTCACAATGTTAAAATATGGGAGTTTTGAatgtttgcattgtttttttcttgcattttgccaataaatattattaattagtcatatttaatgattttcatttaaaaaatacatgtttaatgACATGCATGTGTATTTTCCACCAACATATAATTTCAAGACAACACTCATACATTGAATTTACTGTAATTAAACATTGAGCCTCCAAGGTAGGAGGTTTGAGTTCCAGctttatgtgtgtgggtgttgcatgctctccctgcgTTCCTTCTGGATTTTTGGCGTGATGGGCTGCTATACCCAAGTGGTTACTGAAAGTTAatggttcaatttatattttaattgtattttgtcTAACGCCATAATATTTGCTCTCACACGTAACTTGTAATTTTTCCACCTCAACATACATATCTTGATGTGAAAATTACCCAGTCATAATAATAGTCTtaagcagcactgcacacaacaTGATAACAGAACAGGCATGAAACTTCAAAGCAGCTTTGAAACATGACTGACTTTTGCTTTCCTGTGAGGTAGAGCGGTATCAGGCTGTAAAGTAGCAGCAGTTTAACATGATGGACTGGACCGTGGCAAACTGATCAGTTCATTCGAGGGCTTCTGACAAGATTGTTTAAGTGCTTAAGTCATACTGTGcaaacactataaaaaaaattacattcagaATGTTCaaaatcacaccaaacacataTGTATGCACTCTTTCTCCTCTTGTCATTGCAAGAGAAGTGGAGTGGTGGTCTTATCCGACCTGCAGCTGGCTGTGAACCCTGAAGCGGTAAATGCAGGTGTACTCTGGGTGGCCCCAGTTGGTCAGGACCCTCAGCTCTATTACATGGTACACGCCTTGCACTGACTCCTGTGAGAGAGATGAGAGTCACGActttacacacagacaagctCTACTCCTGGAGATCTATGCTTCTGAACAAACTTCATCCAGGATTTAAACTGCAGGAGCACCAGTAGAACTGAGTAGAAGAAGTGGAGATCTTACCTCTAACTCAAACGTTTGAACAGGCCGTCCATCATAATCATAGACAAATGCTCCAAGGAATGTTCCTTTCTTTTGGTCAAGATCTGTCATTCcctatttaataaaaatgaatccaATTGGTGGCAAACACTGAATTAATTTAGCTAATTGATTTAGCTATAagtattaatataaaaatactcACATAAACAGCAAACTCTCGTGGAGCACTGGCTATGTGGCCGCTCGGTGACAGGATTTTTGGGAGGTGTTCCAAGGTCACGTGAGTCACCGTCACAGGGGATGACAAGGCGATGGTGATATAACCCTGACTGCCCTTAAATGCCCAgcatttcccaggatgcacctcTGGCTATGGGGTTAGCAGCAAAATGGAAGGGACAAGTAACAGAAGGAGTGGAATGTATGTGGGACAAGACCAAATTGGTGTTGCGATACCTGTATGACGGCACGGGGACC
Protein-coding regions in this window:
- the tmem150b gene encoding modulator of macroautophagy TMEM150B gives rise to the protein MWALVLLPLFLALGGAVGLWAVFAIAVSNNSVNLTEEFPYISTCGSYTPQSCAFSQICNICCFLAMWIVVIRYQQILDLGGGRHANTASLVLGFISSIGISVLGNFQQSVAKSVHLLGAFLAFFFGLAYFWVQVWLTYRAEPSQDRRWLGPLRVIFCSICSGFVLAMAILYNTGNRSASAVCEWVLVMSFFALFSTFAAEFRLIDCHRLTVQNRGTAQTQNNAGHDKNCEMQRNDDHHPSSQVF